From Salvia splendens isolate huo1 chromosome 3, SspV2, whole genome shotgun sequence, a single genomic window includes:
- the LOC121795206 gene encoding transcription factor MYB17-like, which yields MGRAPCCEKKGLKKGPWTPEEDDKLVEYIDKHGHGSWRSLPKLAGLLRCGKSCRLRWTNYLRPDIKRGPFTPEDEKLVIQLHAILGNRWAAIASQLPGRTDNEIKNLWNTHLKKRLMLMGIDPQTHEPSPSFDGGGLPSTRHMAQWEGARVEAEARLSRESHGGGDHFLRLWNSEVGETFRKFKIKNQSSSPSSSASNKCCSISGTTTEVELKVARPLVEDPSSKHSGSRDYKRIKSDVEDSSESTLQLLLDFPSNNDMSFLGDADCYNLYPDFNTDSLFHSSPQHGFV from the exons ATGGGGAGAGCACCATGCTGTGAGAAGAAGGGGCTGAAGAAGGGGCCTTGGACTCCTGAGGAAGATGACAAATTGGTGGAGTACATTGACAAGCATGGTCATGGCAGCTGGAGATCCCTCCCCAAGCTTGCAG GTCTTCTGCGTTGCGGGAAGAGCTGTCGGCTGCGCTGGACGAACTACCTTCGTCCAGACATAAAACGGGGGCCCTTCACCCCCGAAGATGAGAAGCTCGTCATCCAGCTCCACGCTATTCTCGGCAACAG ATGGGCCGCCATCGCCTCCCAGCTCCCCGGCAGAACAGACAACGAGATCAAGAACCTATGGAACACGCATCTCAAGAAGCGGCTAATGCTCATGGGAATTGACCCTCAGACCCACGAGCCCTCCCCGTCGTTTGACGGGGGAGGCTTGCCTTCCACGCGCCACATGGCCCAGTGGGAGGGGGCCAGGGTCGAAGCCGAGGCCCGGCTCTCCAGGGAGTCGCACGGGGGAGGTGACCACTTCCTCCGCCTCTGGAACTCTGAGGTTGGGGAGACCTTCCGGAAGTTCAAGATCAAGAACCAATCCTCGAGCCCATCCTCCTCTGCTTCGAACAAGTGCTGCTCGATATCAGGCACGACCACTGAAGTCGAGCTCAAGGTTGCACGCCCGTTGGTGGAGGATCCAAGCAGTAAACACAGCGGTTCGAGGGATTACAAGAGGATCAAATCTGATGTAGAAGACTCCTCTGAATCTACACTGCAGCTGCTGCTGGATTTTCCAAGCAACAATGATATGAGCTTCTTGGGAGATGCTGATTGCTACAACTTGTATCCAGATTTTAATACTGATAGCTTGTTCCATTCCTCCCCTCAACATGGCTTCGTCTAG
- the LOC121795207 gene encoding uncharacterized protein At3g61260-like, with product MAAAAEEVVPKKAEAEEAPPAVAVTEKSNEQHDPAVPPPLDDSKALAKIPEPVAKSSSKGSLDRDVALAKLEDEKRLSYIKAWEESEKTKVENKAQKKLSDVASWENTKKAALESELKSIEEKIEKKRGEYAEKIRNKVGLVHKQAEEKKAMVESKRGEELLKTEETAEKLRATKQAPPKACRCLGG from the exons ATGGCTGCAGCGGCGGAGGAAGTTGTTCCAAAGAAAGCTGAAGCGGAGGAGGCACCACCAGCTGTGGCCGTGACGGAGAAGTCCAACGAGCAGCATGATCCTGCTGTCCCGCCACCTCTCGACGACTCCAAAGCTCTTGCAA AGATCCCAGAACCCGTAGCCAAGAGCAGCTCGAAAGGGTCCCTCGATAGAG ATGTTGCTCTTGCAAAGCTCGAAGATGAGAAGAGGTTGTCATATATCAAGGCATGGGAAGAAAGTGAAAAAACCAAAGTCGAAAACAA GGCACAGAAGAAGCTCTCGGACGTTGCATCGTGGGAGAACACGAAGAAGGCCGCCCTTGAGAGTGAGCTGAAGAGCATTGAG GAAAAAATTGAGAAGAAGAGGGGAGAGTACGCGGAGAAGATCAGGAACAAGGTGGGACTAGTACACAAGCAAGCAGAGGAGAAGAAGGCCATGGTTGAATCCAAACGCGGAGAGGAACTGCTCAAAACTGAGGAGACAGCTGAAAAACTCCGTGCAACGAAGCAAGCCCCACCAAAGGCCTGCAGATGCCTCGGAGGCTAA
- the LOC121795205 gene encoding protein O-glucosyltransferase 1-like isoform X3, which produces MENECGNGHHVLVSHFQVDLGNYVSYSYIRSSRESSIDGLNCAAWNYTKSCPRYYPVRRQPSANPPPTCPDYFRWIHEDLRHWRQTGVTKEMVEKARETAHFHLTILDGKVYVENFRQSIQTRALFTVWGIAQLARTYPGRLPDLELMFDCDDRPVVEAERFGLPDSAPPPLFRYCSDWRSLDIVFPDWSFWGWAETNIKPWRSVLKDIKEGNKKAKWEDREPYAYWKGNPDVCPWRADLMRCNATPQTDWNARLYVQNWIAESQQGYKQSNLGNQCTHRYKIYIEGWAWSVSEKYIFACDSPVLLNTLRWHDFFIRGMVPQHHYWPVRDDDKCRSLKFAVEWGNNRTKMAKSIGEAGSRFIHEDLKMEYVYDYMFHLLNEYGKLMKYKPSVPAGAVELCPESVACAARGIWRKFMEESLEKGPSESDPCTMQPPYNPQEILAFNEGKIKRTKQVEAWENQYWGRQKRKKQRL; this is translated from the exons ATGGAAAATGAGTGTGGAAATGGCCATCATGTGTTAGTGTCACATTTCCAG GTCGACCTC GGAAACTATGTAAGTTATTCTTACATAAGGAGCTCGCGCGAAAGTAGCATAGATGGACTGAACTGCGCGGCGTGGAACTATACCAAGTCCTGCCCGAGATACTACCCGGTAAGACGCCAACCGTCTGCAAATCCGCCGCCGACCTGCCCGGACTATTTCCGATGGATCCACGAGGACCTCCGCCACTGGAGACAGACCGGAGTCACGAAAGAGATGGTGGAGAAAGCGCGGGAGACGGCGCATTTCCACCTTACCATCCTCGACGGGAAAGTCTACGTGGAAAATTTCCGGCAGTCCATTCAGACACGGGCTCTCTTCACGGTGTGGGGGATTGCGCAGCTCGCCCGGACCTATCCGGGGAGATTGCCGGACCTGGAGCTAATGTTCGACTGCGATGATCGCCCCGTCGTGGAGGCCGAGCGCTTCGGGCTGCCGGACTCTGCCCCGCCCCCGTTGTTCCGCTACTGTTCGGATTGGCGCAGCTTGGATATCGTCTTCCCCGACTGGTCGTTTTGGGGATG GGCGGAGACGAACATTAAGCCATGGAGAAGTGTGTTAAAGGATATAAAAGAAGGAAACAAGAAGGCAAAATGGGAGGACAGAGAGCCGTATGCTTATTGGAAGGGAAACCCCGATGTCTGCCCATGGAGGGCTGACCTTATGAGGTGCAATGCCACTCCTCAAACTGACTGGAACGCTCGTCTTTATGTTCAG AACTGGATTGCAGAGTCCCAGCAAGGATACAAGCAATCCAATCTTGGAAACCAATGCACTCACAG GTACAAAATCTACATAGAAGGGTGGGCATGGTCGGTGAGCGAGAAGTACATCTTCGCCTGCGACTCCCCCGTCTTGCTCAATACGCTGCGTTGGCATGATTTCTTCATAAGAGGCATGGTTCCTCAGCACCACTACTGGCCCGTGAGGGATGATGACAAATGCAGGTCTCTCAAATTCGCAGTCGAATGGGGAAACAACCGTACGAAAATG GCCAAATCCATTGGAGAAGCCGGGAGCCGCTTCATCCACGAGGATCTAAAGATGGAGTACGTCTACGACTATATGTTCCATCTTCTCAACGAGTACGGGAAGCTGATGAAGTACAAGCCCTCTGTTCCTGCTGGCGCAGTTGAGCTGTGCCCGGAGTCAGTGGCCTGCGCTGCTCGAGGGATCTGGCGGAAGTTCATGGAGGAATCCTTGGAGAAGGGGCCTAGTGAGTCCGATCCGTGCACGATGCAACCACCTTACAATCCTCAAGAAATCCTAGCCTTCAATGAAGGGAAGATCAAGAGGACTAAACAAGTGGAGGCGTGGGAGAATCAGTATTGGGGCAGACAGAAGAGGAAGAAGCAGCGATTATAA
- the LOC121795205 gene encoding protein O-glucosyltransferase 1-like isoform X1, whose product MKGHEEKLMSIYWLRPAFKRYSLRSPSWASFNKALCSSYSLLPFFVFFLLIVAVLVFTGQVDLGNYVSYSYIRSSRESSIDGLNCAAWNYTKSCPRYYPVRRQPSANPPPTCPDYFRWIHEDLRHWRQTGVTKEMVEKARETAHFHLTILDGKVYVENFRQSIQTRALFTVWGIAQLARTYPGRLPDLELMFDCDDRPVVEAERFGLPDSAPPPLFRYCSDWRSLDIVFPDWSFWGWAETNIKPWRSVLKDIKEGNKKAKWEDREPYAYWKGNPDVCPWRADLMRCNATPQTDWNARLYVQNWIAESQQGYKQSNLGNQCTHRYKIYIEGWAWSVSEKYIFACDSPVLLNTLRWHDFFIRGMVPQHHYWPVRDDDKCRSLKFAVEWGNNRTKMAKSIGEAGSRFIHEDLKMEYVYDYMFHLLNEYGKLMKYKPSVPAGAVELCPESVACAARGIWRKFMEESLEKGPSESDPCTMQPPYNPQEILAFNEGKIKRTKQVEAWENQYWGRQKRKKQRL is encoded by the exons ATGAAAGGGCATGAAGAGAAGTTGATGAGTATATATTGGCTAAGGCCTGCTTTCAAGAGATATTCTCTGAGGTCGCCCTCCTGGGCATCCTTCAACAAGGCACTCTGTTCATCATATTCACTTCTCCCATTCTTCGTCTTCTTCCTCCTCATTGTTGCTGTTCTCGTCTTCACTGGCCAGGTCGACCTC GGAAACTATGTAAGTTATTCTTACATAAGGAGCTCGCGCGAAAGTAGCATAGATGGACTGAACTGCGCGGCGTGGAACTATACCAAGTCCTGCCCGAGATACTACCCGGTAAGACGCCAACCGTCTGCAAATCCGCCGCCGACCTGCCCGGACTATTTCCGATGGATCCACGAGGACCTCCGCCACTGGAGACAGACCGGAGTCACGAAAGAGATGGTGGAGAAAGCGCGGGAGACGGCGCATTTCCACCTTACCATCCTCGACGGGAAAGTCTACGTGGAAAATTTCCGGCAGTCCATTCAGACACGGGCTCTCTTCACGGTGTGGGGGATTGCGCAGCTCGCCCGGACCTATCCGGGGAGATTGCCGGACCTGGAGCTAATGTTCGACTGCGATGATCGCCCCGTCGTGGAGGCCGAGCGCTTCGGGCTGCCGGACTCTGCCCCGCCCCCGTTGTTCCGCTACTGTTCGGATTGGCGCAGCTTGGATATCGTCTTCCCCGACTGGTCGTTTTGGGGATG GGCGGAGACGAACATTAAGCCATGGAGAAGTGTGTTAAAGGATATAAAAGAAGGAAACAAGAAGGCAAAATGGGAGGACAGAGAGCCGTATGCTTATTGGAAGGGAAACCCCGATGTCTGCCCATGGAGGGCTGACCTTATGAGGTGCAATGCCACTCCTCAAACTGACTGGAACGCTCGTCTTTATGTTCAG AACTGGATTGCAGAGTCCCAGCAAGGATACAAGCAATCCAATCTTGGAAACCAATGCACTCACAG GTACAAAATCTACATAGAAGGGTGGGCATGGTCGGTGAGCGAGAAGTACATCTTCGCCTGCGACTCCCCCGTCTTGCTCAATACGCTGCGTTGGCATGATTTCTTCATAAGAGGCATGGTTCCTCAGCACCACTACTGGCCCGTGAGGGATGATGACAAATGCAGGTCTCTCAAATTCGCAGTCGAATGGGGAAACAACCGTACGAAAATG GCCAAATCCATTGGAGAAGCCGGGAGCCGCTTCATCCACGAGGATCTAAAGATGGAGTACGTCTACGACTATATGTTCCATCTTCTCAACGAGTACGGGAAGCTGATGAAGTACAAGCCCTCTGTTCCTGCTGGCGCAGTTGAGCTGTGCCCGGAGTCAGTGGCCTGCGCTGCTCGAGGGATCTGGCGGAAGTTCATGGAGGAATCCTTGGAGAAGGGGCCTAGTGAGTCCGATCCGTGCACGATGCAACCACCTTACAATCCTCAAGAAATCCTAGCCTTCAATGAAGGGAAGATCAAGAGGACTAAACAAGTGGAGGCGTGGGAGAATCAGTATTGGGGCAGACAGAAGAGGAAGAAGCAGCGATTATAA
- the LOC121795205 gene encoding protein O-glucosyltransferase 1-like isoform X2, producing MSIYWLRPAFKRYSLRSPSWASFNKALCSSYSLLPFFVFFLLIVAVLVFTGQVDLGNYVSYSYIRSSRESSIDGLNCAAWNYTKSCPRYYPVRRQPSANPPPTCPDYFRWIHEDLRHWRQTGVTKEMVEKARETAHFHLTILDGKVYVENFRQSIQTRALFTVWGIAQLARTYPGRLPDLELMFDCDDRPVVEAERFGLPDSAPPPLFRYCSDWRSLDIVFPDWSFWGWAETNIKPWRSVLKDIKEGNKKAKWEDREPYAYWKGNPDVCPWRADLMRCNATPQTDWNARLYVQNWIAESQQGYKQSNLGNQCTHRYKIYIEGWAWSVSEKYIFACDSPVLLNTLRWHDFFIRGMVPQHHYWPVRDDDKCRSLKFAVEWGNNRTKMAKSIGEAGSRFIHEDLKMEYVYDYMFHLLNEYGKLMKYKPSVPAGAVELCPESVACAARGIWRKFMEESLEKGPSESDPCTMQPPYNPQEILAFNEGKIKRTKQVEAWENQYWGRQKRKKQRL from the exons ATGAGTATATATTGGCTAAGGCCTGCTTTCAAGAGATATTCTCTGAGGTCGCCCTCCTGGGCATCCTTCAACAAGGCACTCTGTTCATCATATTCACTTCTCCCATTCTTCGTCTTCTTCCTCCTCATTGTTGCTGTTCTCGTCTTCACTGGCCAGGTCGACCTC GGAAACTATGTAAGTTATTCTTACATAAGGAGCTCGCGCGAAAGTAGCATAGATGGACTGAACTGCGCGGCGTGGAACTATACCAAGTCCTGCCCGAGATACTACCCGGTAAGACGCCAACCGTCTGCAAATCCGCCGCCGACCTGCCCGGACTATTTCCGATGGATCCACGAGGACCTCCGCCACTGGAGACAGACCGGAGTCACGAAAGAGATGGTGGAGAAAGCGCGGGAGACGGCGCATTTCCACCTTACCATCCTCGACGGGAAAGTCTACGTGGAAAATTTCCGGCAGTCCATTCAGACACGGGCTCTCTTCACGGTGTGGGGGATTGCGCAGCTCGCCCGGACCTATCCGGGGAGATTGCCGGACCTGGAGCTAATGTTCGACTGCGATGATCGCCCCGTCGTGGAGGCCGAGCGCTTCGGGCTGCCGGACTCTGCCCCGCCCCCGTTGTTCCGCTACTGTTCGGATTGGCGCAGCTTGGATATCGTCTTCCCCGACTGGTCGTTTTGGGGATG GGCGGAGACGAACATTAAGCCATGGAGAAGTGTGTTAAAGGATATAAAAGAAGGAAACAAGAAGGCAAAATGGGAGGACAGAGAGCCGTATGCTTATTGGAAGGGAAACCCCGATGTCTGCCCATGGAGGGCTGACCTTATGAGGTGCAATGCCACTCCTCAAACTGACTGGAACGCTCGTCTTTATGTTCAG AACTGGATTGCAGAGTCCCAGCAAGGATACAAGCAATCCAATCTTGGAAACCAATGCACTCACAG GTACAAAATCTACATAGAAGGGTGGGCATGGTCGGTGAGCGAGAAGTACATCTTCGCCTGCGACTCCCCCGTCTTGCTCAATACGCTGCGTTGGCATGATTTCTTCATAAGAGGCATGGTTCCTCAGCACCACTACTGGCCCGTGAGGGATGATGACAAATGCAGGTCTCTCAAATTCGCAGTCGAATGGGGAAACAACCGTACGAAAATG GCCAAATCCATTGGAGAAGCCGGGAGCCGCTTCATCCACGAGGATCTAAAGATGGAGTACGTCTACGACTATATGTTCCATCTTCTCAACGAGTACGGGAAGCTGATGAAGTACAAGCCCTCTGTTCCTGCTGGCGCAGTTGAGCTGTGCCCGGAGTCAGTGGCCTGCGCTGCTCGAGGGATCTGGCGGAAGTTCATGGAGGAATCCTTGGAGAAGGGGCCTAGTGAGTCCGATCCGTGCACGATGCAACCACCTTACAATCCTCAAGAAATCCTAGCCTTCAATGAAGGGAAGATCAAGAGGACTAAACAAGTGGAGGCGTGGGAGAATCAGTATTGGGGCAGACAGAAGAGGAAGAAGCAGCGATTATAA
- the LOC121794114 gene encoding protein O-glucosyltransferase 1-like codes for MIDRQQQPRRSQSTAVFFLAILIVIGLITQWLDISIITGSLQKKFGFQDSSYIYSEEFDCSLNCSNIPSPVKNDNVESSSALACPDYFKWIHEDLRPWKETGISKKMVEEAKKVAHIRIIVVNGRLYMLRYKKVFQTRDIVTIWGILQLLRLYPGRLPDLDLMLECGDRPVIKKRDYGGLEASMPPPLFHYSGDESSYDIVFPDWSFWGWPELNIKPWEVLKQEIHKGNARIKWKDREPYAYWKGNTRVGIARRDLAKCNASDQDDWKARIFGMDWNEEKKQGFKSSDVANQCTYRYKIYVEGVSWSVSQKYILACDSMALIIKPHFYDFFTRSLLPSIHYWPINTNNKCESIKFAVEWGNNYTDKAQEIGRAGSNFVLENLVMDYVYDYSFHLLNEYAKLLKYKPTVPEVAEETCSEALVCSVRGQKKRYRIHSMVKSMSDSPPCNLPPSFEPEDVSVFLERKANLTNQVVLWERHETDGN; via the exons ATGATAGACAGGCAACAACAGCCTAGGAGGTCTCAATCCACTGCTGTATTCTTCCTTGCAATCCTCATCGTCATTGGCTTGATCACTCAATGGCTTGACATC TCAATCATCACAGGATCACTGCAGAAGAAATTCGGTTTCCAAGATTCATCCTATATATATTCAGAAGAATTTGATTGCTCTCTAAATTGCTCAAACATTCCATCACCTGTAAAAAATGATAATGTAGAGAGCTCATCAGCTTTGGCATGTCCAGACTACTTCAAGTGGATCCATGAAGATCTAAGGCCTTGGAAGGAAACCGGGATCTCAAAAAAGATGGTCGAAGAGGCTAAGAAAGTCGCGCATATTAGGATCATTGTAGTGAATGGCAGACTATATATGTTGAGGTACAAGAAAGTCTTCCAAACCAGAGATATTGTGACCATATGGGGGATTTTGCAGCTTCTTAGGCTCTACCCGGGCAGGCTGCCAGATTTGGACCTAATGCTAGAGTGTGGGGACAGGCCAGTGATCAAGAAACGCGACTATGGAGGTCTAGAAGCTTCCATGCCTCCACCATTGTTCCACTACTCTGGAGATGAATCTAGTTATGACATTGTTTTCCCTGATTGGTCCTTCTGGGGTTG GCCAGAGCTGAATATCAAGCCATGGGAAGTGCTGAAGCAGGAGATTCACAAAGGCAACGCAAGAATCAAGTGGAAGGACAGAGAGCCTTACGCTTACTGGAAAGGGAACACGAGGGTGGGAATTGCACGTCGCGACTTGGCGAAATGTAATGCCTCCGATCAAGATGATTGGAAAGCTAGGATCTTTGGAATG GATTGGAATGAAGAGAAGAAGCAAGGTTTCAAGAGTTCTGATGTGGCAAATCAGTGTACTTACAG atacaagatttaTGTTGAAGGAGTTAGCTGGTCTGTCAGCCAGAAGTATATCCTAGCTTGTGATTCCATGGCTTTGATCATAAAACCACATTTCTACGACTTCTTCACAAGAAGTCTGCTGCCATCGATCCATTACTGGCCTATCAACACTAACAACAAGTGTGAGTCAATCAAATTTGCAGTTGAGTGGGGCAACAATTACACAGACAAG GCTCAGGAGATTGGAAGAGCCGGAAGCAACTTTGTTCTAGAAAATCTTGTGATGGATTATGTGTATGATTACTCTTTCCACCTCCTAAACGAGTATGCCAAGCTCTTGAAGTACAAGCCGACTGTCCCTGAAGTGGCCGAGGAGACATGCTCAGAAGCGCTGGTGTGTTCCGTTAGAGGACAGAAGAAGCGATACAGAATACATTCTATGGTGAAAAGCATGTCGGATTCACCTCCCTGCAATCTGCCTCCTTCGTTTGAGCCAGAAGATGTTAGCGTTTTCCTTGAGAGGAAAGCGAATCTAACAAACCAGGTTGTTTTGTGGGAAAGACATGAAACCGATGGTAACTGA
- the LOC121793742 gene encoding actin-depolymerizing factor 6-like: protein MANSASGVAVHDECKLTFLELKARRTHRYLTFKLDDGLQQVVVDKIGGQGESYEDFCKSLPDDDCRYAVFDYDFTTNENCHKSKIFFFAWSPDVAKVRTKMLYASSKDRFKRELDGIQVELQVTDPSEMSWDILKARAY, encoded by the exons ATG GCGAACTCAGCCTCCGGAGTAGCAGTGCACGACGAATGCAAACTGACATTCTTGGAGCTAAAAGCCAGAAGAACCCACAGATATCTGACCTTCAAGCTTGATGATGGCCTCCAACAAGTGGTGGTAGACAAGATCGGGGGGCAGGGCGAAAGCTACGAGGATTTCTGCAAGAGCTTGCCTGATGACGACTGTCGCTATGCTGTCTTCGACTATGACTTCACAACAAATGAAAACTGCCACAAGAGCAAGATCTTCTTCTTTGCATG GTCACCAGATGTTGCAAAGGTGAGGACTAAGATGTTGTATGCAAGCTCCAAAGATAGGTTCAAGAGAGAGTTAGATGGTATTCAGGTTGAGTTGCAAGTAACTGATCCTAGTGAGATGAGCTGGGATATCCTCAAGGCACGTGCTTATTGA